Proteins encoded in a region of the Carassius gibelio isolate Cgi1373 ecotype wild population from Czech Republic chromosome B5, carGib1.2-hapl.c, whole genome shotgun sequence genome:
- the wasf3a gene encoding actin-binding protein WASF3, with amino-acid sequence MPLVKRNIEPRHLCRGALPETISNELECVTNNTLSAIIRQLSSLSKHAEDVFGELFNEANTFYLRANSLQDRIDRLAVKVTQLDSSVEEVSLQDINMRKAFKSSTVQDQQVVTKSSIPNPITEMYNTSDKPPPLNILSAYRDDHIDGIKFYTDPSYFFDLWKEKMLQDTEDKRKEKRKHREQKQSVDGTLPREVKKVRKAHNRRQEWNMMAFDKELRPDHRHYHSLHRGVSSEGSLSPDGRSHANNYPVQACHAQARASHAHAQPHPFMTVETASSSANGGVEHEYHSIGGPVGTDVGYRVGVLARTHPTPPQYPPPDTGVNGAITLPPADYGMMEYYATSGPPPPPVGPIIPSAQTAFASAPATPHPGPITSALQYPLPPVPPLEGPPAPPAPPVPPHPVALREGQRLTLQPVTDARSDLLSAIRMGIQLKKVQEQQEQQAKREPVGNDVATILSRRIAVEYSDSEDDSEFDENEWSD; translated from the exons ATGCCACTGGTGAAGAGAAACATCGAGCCCAGGCACCTGTGTAGAGGAGCTTTACCTGAGACCATCAGCAATGAGCTGGAGTGTGTGACCAACAACACTCTCTCTGCCATCATACGCCAACTTAGCAGCCTCA GTAAACATGCAGAAGATGTGTTTGGTGAGCTCTTTAATGAAGCCAATACATTCTACCTTCGTGCCAATTCTCTACAGGACCGTATAGATCGTCTTGCAGTCAAGGTCACTCAGTTGGACTCTAGTGTGGAGGAAG TTTCACTCCAGGATATTAATATGCGTAAAGCCTTTAAAAGCTCTACTGTTCAAGACCAGCAGGTGGTGACAAAGAGCAGCATTCCAAACCCGATCACAGAGATGTACAACACCAGCGACAAACCACCACCTCTGAACATACTCTCTGcttacag GGATGACCATATTGATGGAATTAAGTTCTACACAGACCCCTCATATTTCTTTGATTTGTGGAAGGAAAAAATGCTTCAAGACACAGAGGACaagagaaaagagaagagaaaacaTAGG GAGCAGAAGCAGTCTGTTGATGGTACATTGCCCCGTGAGGTGAAAAAGGTTCGTAAGGCTCATAACCGCAGACAAGAATGGAACATGATGGCTTTTGATAAGGAGCTGCGACCGGACCATCGTCATTATCATTCACTTCACAGAGGTGTATCGTCTGAGGGCTCTCTGTCTCCAGACGGCAG ATCACATGCAAACAACTACCCAGTCCAAGCATGTCACGCTCAAGCACGGGCCAGCCATGCTCATGCACAGCCGCATCCCTTCATGACTGTGGAGACAGCATCATCTAGTGCAAATGGAGGGGTAGAGCATGAGTATCACAGCATCGGAGGGCCTGTGGGTACTGATGTAGGTTACAGAGTGGGTGTACTCGCTCGaacacatccaactcctccacaGTACCCACCCCCTGACACTGGAGTCAATGGAGCCATCACGCTTCCTCCAGCAGACTATGG TATGATGGAGTATTATGCCACCTCAGGCCCGCCGCCCCCTCCAGTGGGTCCCATCATTCCATCTGCACAGACGGCATTTGCCTCAGCTCCAGCTACTCCTCATCCTGGACCGATCACGTCAGCCTTACAGTATCCTCTTCCACCTGTGCCACCTCTTGAAGGTCCACCTGCTCCTCCAGCACCTCCTGTACCTCCTCATCCTGTAGCACTTAGAGAGGGACAGAGACTAACTCTGCAGCCTGTCACAGACGCTCGCAGTGACCTGCTCTCAGCAATACGCATGG GTATTCAACTAAAGAAAGTACAGGAGCAACAAGAGCAGCAAGCTAAAAGAGAGCCGGTGGGGAATGATGTGGCTACTATACTCTCTCGCCGCATTGCAGTGGAGTATAGCGACTCAGAAGATGACTCAGAATTCGATGAGAATGAATGGTCTGACTGA